The Arachis hypogaea cultivar Tifrunner chromosome 16, arahy.Tifrunner.gnm2.J5K5, whole genome shotgun sequence genome contains a region encoding:
- the LOC112756568 gene encoding protein MAIN-LIKE 2-like: MIFGLPTDGLPVTGMTLNSFEALEAECLHQFGVAPLKSQCRGSSIKLTWLRDLKERLQLTDENSIQVYVKCHIMLLIGTILFGDKTGAFVHWKFLPLLNDFVSIGQYSWGSACLAHLYRSLCRASRFDCKEIDGPLTLLLDIFLDISESIFSQITPLSSSNKIVNGITTSNGSSQTNFTPSDVCNKI, encoded by the coding sequence ATGATCTTCGGTCTTCCGACCGATGGTCTTCCAGTGACAGGGATGACTTTGAATAGTTTCGAAGCCTTAGAGGCGGAGTGTCTGCACCAATTTGGGGTTGCACCGTTAAAGTCGCAGTGTCGAGGAAGCAGCATAAAACTTACGTGGCTACGGGATTTAAAAGAACGGTTACAGTTGACTGATGAAAACAGTATACAGGTGTACGTTAAGTGCCACATAATGTTGTTGATCGGTACGATCTTGTTTGGAGACAAGACTGGGGCATTTGTCCACTGGAAGTTTCTGCCTCTTCTCAATGATTTTGTTAGTATTGGACAGTATAGTTGGGGATCAGCATGCCTGGCACACCTGTACAGGAGTTTATGCAGGGCATCACGGTTTGACTGTAAGGAAATCGATGGTCCGTTAACACTTCTACTAGATATTTTTCTTGACATCTCCGAATcaatcttctcacaaatcacacctttaAGCTCTTCAAATAAAATTGTGAATGGAATAACAACATCCAACGGATCTTCACAAACAAATTTTACCCCTTCAGACGTCTGcaacaaaatctga
- the LOC112755685 gene encoding uncharacterized protein, with the protein MSPAVVHLRSPITSSAFQTTDSVPDSTSHSSFHHHTPFPHFNAEALNPSSATATAAPAGGASMSRGRTRARLVKQRKKQSASQHVKSRDATPGFDSVPQVTGNISDLNGFSVGSVGLESGVRACDGGSSNCYRKLGGDSFVFGATSVSSGSARDLGSEQGRESSVGSVHGREGAADRETEVGKSDPVEFVFSATRSDRESNLGRKTGESAAGVGFGDERKRGLNSELRDWAVNAKGFVFCADQNGFVDNSNAQNEKSGESVENSVFGDAGDREGRDGAECIKQDSFPFVFGSCNGEASSFKVEKQGNLDGTRNFDPGMGNFNYTKAAPDGNSNVDDNKKHGYGSSNDISTAYGAAPAYKLTDEMEKLNINHSKDTDVTRDSTNSHVNDSTGFVFGGLENVYDYFSTGSGTNANDHQSCSNAASGNIGGQYFKACKPDDVQDRTGCGIAGGFTRVPCTPKPPKDSQVNGATSSFSSSSVGLDSISNNYTSADHPLSGNHDKCNNYFTSIPEVLKESFMGFKAPTWDPSAFKDNLFPKLDKKLESTQKVRSSKEKGSKHMRRKLKPHSLNKKQTRLDPSYKENSSLETPDPSGCHSPMDFSPYQETAADDQDVKDENLAGVGRGTYINRTDQRCGGSDNEQFSSHFGSFPVGDFHSSGPEAVWPTLKTQQFRSYNTFDSGVDYSSINERQKDDLFCSVHGLGDSKEKDFAFSASSTVAGTSSSLKRKQKKKFRSKIGCNSFVISPNPNGKFGSSVQFSPLTTSNMPSHFDGMDRSQVNHLLKEGDFASSDTIHEACEKWRLRGNKSYKDGDLSKAEEFYTLGINSVPTSESGCQIKPLLLCYSNRAATRMSLGRIREALGDCKMASALDPTFLKVQMRTANCHLLLGEVEKAMHCFSTCMESGNAICLDRRVVVEAAEGLQKAQKVVECSNNAAKLLKERTSDAAGTALELLTKALSISTYSERLLSLKAEALFLLQKYGEAIQLCEQSQCLAEKNFDIANSTDNLNISTSDSYASIKLWRSSLISKCYFHLGRLETSLNVLEKLQQVGSVNDKCVIHEIKDSLSLAATIRELLDQKRAGNENFKLGKYTEAVEHYTSAISSNINSRPFVAICFGNRAAAYQALGQIADAIADCSMAIAIDTNYAKAISRRATLHEMVRDYEHAACDLRKLISVLESQSNQKANQSDSPSGSPAVKELRQAHQRLSSVEDQAKRGLPLDFYLILGTKPADTANDIKKAYHKAALKHHPDKAGQLLARSEIGDEGQAWKEILQEVHKDADRLFKMIGEAYTVLSDSQKRSEYDLEEELRTLSKQSNRGGTCRRSTDSNGYGRAADGYRSPSDRSYYRRNGRDHWRTYGHSYSRW; encoded by the exons ATGTCCCCGGCGGTGGTGCATCTCCGATCTCCGATCACCTCCTCCGCCTTCCAAACCACCGATTCCGTTCCCGATTCCACCTCGCATTCTTCGTTCCATCATCACACTCCTTTTCCTCATTTCAACGCCGAAGCCTTAAACCCTTCCTCCGCCACCGCAACTGCTGCCCCCGCCGGAGGAGCTTCCATGTCCCGTGGGAGGACAAGGGCAAGACTCGTCAAGCAGAGGAAGAAACAATCGGCTTCTCAGCACGTGAAGTCACGTGATGCTACCCCTGGCTTCGATTCCGTTCCCCAGGTAACCGGTAATATTAGCGACTTGAATGGTTTTTCGGTAGGTTCTGTCGGACTGGAAAGTGGTGTTAGAGCTTGTGATGGTGGTTCTTCGAACTGTTATCGCAAGCTTGGGGGCGATAGTTTTGTATTTGGTGCTACTTCGGTCAGCTCTGGTTCTGCTAGGGATTTGGGTTCCGAGCAGGGTAGAGAAAGTTCTGTAGGTTCTGTTCATGGAAGGGAGGGTGCAGCTGACAGGGAAACGGAGGTTGGGAAGAGTGATCCTGTAGAATTTGTGTTTAGTGCTACGCGGAGTGATAGGGAATCGAATTTGGGTAGGAAAACCGGTGAAAGTGCAGCAGGGGTGGGTTTTGGTGATGAAAGAAAGAGGGGATTGAATTCTGAGCTGAGGGATTGGGCGGTTAATGCTAAGGGGTTTGTTTTTTGTGCTGATCAGAATGGTTTTGTCGATAATTCCAATGCACAAAATGAGAAATCTGGCGAATCTGTTGAAAACTCAGTGTTTGGTGATGCTGGGGATAGAGAAGGTAGGGATGGAGCTGAGTGTATAAAGCAGGATAGTTTTCCTTTCGTTTTTGGTAGCTGCAATGGTGAAGCATCGAGTTTTAAGGTGGAAAAGCAGGGAAATCTTGATGGGACAAGAAATTTTGATCCTGGAATGGGTAATTTTAATTATACCAAGGCTGCACCAGATGGTAATAGTAATGTTGATGATAATAAGAAGCATGGATATGGAAGTAGTAATGATATTTCTACAGCTTATGGTGCCGCTCCTGCATATAAATTAACAGATGAGATGGAGAAACTGAACATCAACCACTCTAAGGACACTGACGTCACTAGAGATTCTACAAATTCACATGTAAATGATAGCACTGGCTTTGTGTTTGGAGGACTTGAGAATGTTTATGACTATTTTAGTACTGGTTCAGGAACTAATGCTAATGATCACCAATCTTGTTCTAATGCTGCTTCTGGGAATATTGGTGGGCAATATTTTAAAGCATGTAAACCAGATGATGTTCAAGATAGAACTGGTTGTGGTATTGCCGGTGGTTTTACAAGAGTACCTTGCACCCCTAAGCCACCCAAAGATTCACAAGTGAATGGAGCTACTTCATCATTTTCCTCCTCATCAGTTGGTCTCGACTCCATTTCAAATAATTATACTTCTGCAGACCATCCCTTGAGTGGCAATCATGATAAGTGCAATAATTATTTTACAAGTATTCCAGAGGTATTGAAGGAGTCTTTTATGGGATTTAAAGCTCCAACGTGGGATCCTTCTGCTTTTAAAGATAACTTATTTCCAAAGTTGGATAAAAAATTAGAATCCACACAAAAGGTCAGATCATCTAAAGAAAAGGGATCAAAACATATGAGGAGAAAATTGAAGCCACATTCGTTgaataagaaacaaacaaggcTGGATCCTTCGTACAAGGAAAATAGTTCATTGGAAACCCCTGATCCCTCTGGTTGCCACTCACCTATGGATTTTTCTCCCTATCAGGAAACGGCAGCAGACGATCAAGATGTGAAAGATGAAAACTTGGCTGGTGTTGGGAGAGGAACATATATAAAtagaactgatcaaagatgtGGTGGTTCTGATAATGAGCAGTTCTCATCACATTTTGGAAGTTTTCCTGTTGGTGATTTTCATTCTTCTGGTCCTGAAGCAGTCTGGCCTACTTTGAAAACTCAGcaatttagaagttataatacATTTGATTCTGGGGTTGACTATAGCTCAATCAATGAAAGGCAAAAAGATGATCTATTTTGCTCTGTTCATGGTCTGGGTGATTCGAAGGAGAAAGATTTTGCATTTTCTGCATCATCTACTGTAGCGGGTACTTCTTCATCATTAAAGCgtaaacagaagaaaaaatttaggAGCAAAATCGGCTGCAATTCATTTGTCATCTCTCCTAATCCAAATGGAAAGTTTGGATCTTCTGTGCAATTTTCACCACTAACCACTTCCAACATGCCATCACATTTTGATGGGATGGATAGATCTCAAGTGAATCATCTGTTAAAGGAAGGGGATTTTGCATCGTCAGATACAATTCATGAAGCCTGTGAAAAGTGGAGACTCAG GGGGAACAAATCGTATAAGGATGGAGATCTTTCTAAAGCTGAGGAATTCTACACACTCGGGATAAATTCTGTTCCGACAAGTGAATCAGGATGCCAGATCAAACCGCTTTTACTTTGTTATAGCAATCGGGCAGCAACACGCATGAGTCTTGGAAGGATTAGGGAAGCTCTAGGGGATTGCAAGATGGCTTCTGCTCTGGACCCCACCTTTTTGAAAGTACAGATGAGAACTGCTAA CTGTCACCTTTTGTTAGGAGAAGTAGAAAAAGCTATGCATTGTTTTAGTACGTGTATGGAATCTGGAAATGCTATTTGTTTAGATCGGAGGGTTGTAGTAGAAGCAGCCGAAGGTTTACAAAAGGCTCAG AAAGTGGTTGAGTGTTCAAACAATGCTGCCAAACTTTTGAAGGAAAGGACTTCTGATGCAGCTGGGACTGCTTTAGAGCTACTTACAAAGGCATTGTCAATAAGTACATATTCAGAAAGATTGCTTTCACTGAAGGCAGAGGCTTTATTTTTG CTGCAAAAATATGGTGAAGCAATTCAGCTTTGTGAACAGAGTCAGTGTCTTGCAGAAAAGAATTTTGACATAGCAAATAGCACAGACAATTTAAATATTTCCACATCTGATAGTTACGCATCTATAAAATTGTGGAGGTCATCACTGATATCCAAGTGTTACTTTCACTTGGGACGGCTCGAGACATCACTTAATGTTCTTGAGAAATTGCAGCAAGTTGGGTCCGTCAATGACAA ATGTGTCATTCATGAAATCAAAGATTCACTGTCATTAGCTGCTACTATAAGAGAACTTCTAGATCAGAAG aGAGCTGGAAATGAAAACTTTAAATTGGGAAAGTATACAGAAGCTGTGGAGCATTACACTTCTGCTATATCTAGCAATATCAACTCACGGCCTTTTGTGGCTATATGTTTTGGCAACCGTGCTGCTGCTTATCAGGCATTGGGTCAAATTGCTGATGCCATTGCAGACTGCAGCATGGCTATAGCCATTGATACAAATTATGCGAAG GCAATTTCAAGAAGGGCCACCTTGCATGAGATGGTACGAGATTATGAGCACGCAGCTTGTGACCTGAGGAAATTAATATCTGTTCTTGAATCTCAATCTAATCAAAAGGCCAACCAGTCTGATTCACCAAGTGGATCACCTGCCGTCAAAGAATTAAGGCAAGCTCATCAACGGCTGAGTTCAGTGGAAGATCAAGCCAAAAGGGGATTACCTTTAGACTTTTACCTCATTCT AGGAACCAAACCAGCTGATACAGCAAATGACATCAAGAAGGCATACCACAAGGCAGCTCTCAAACATCATCCAGACAAG GCTGGTCAGTTGCTGGCAAGAAGTGAAATTGGAGATGAAGGCCAGGCGTGGAAGGAGATTTTACAGGAGGTGCACAAGGATGCCGATAGGCTTTTTAAAATGATTGGAGAGGCATACACTGTGCTTTCAGACTCTCAGAAG CGTTCGGAGTATGATCTGGAAGAGGAGCTAAGGACACTTTCTAAGCAGAGTAACAGAGGCGGCACATGCAGGAGATCAACGGATTCTAATGGGTATGGAAGAGCCGCTGATGGTTATAGGTCTCCCTCTGACAGATCTTATTACAGACGAAATGGACGGGATCATTGGAGGACATACGGGCACTCATATTCTCGGTGGTAA